In Candidatus Binataceae bacterium, one DNA window encodes the following:
- the ispH gene encoding 4-hydroxy-3-methylbut-2-enyl diphosphate reductase, which yields MLPTETSVEKIILAEPRGFCAGVDRAVEAVRGALRDYGRPLYVRHQIVHNRFVLEALEREGAVFVENLDAVPEGQRVIFSAHGVAPSEWDHARARRLRVIDATCPLVTKVHSEVERYAAEGQGVILIGHAGHEEVNGTLGVAPGKVMLVGTVAEVAALEAPDPARVAAVTQTTLSVDDTREIMEALKERFPELATPKTDDICYATQNRQNAVKELVEVSDAILVVGSKSSSNANRMVEVARMRGSRAFLVDSIADVEPAMLAGVTALGLTASASSPEWLVEQIIGAFAERGATVELMKLKEERIRFPLPKPAEP from the coding sequence ATGCTGCCTACAGAAACCTCCGTCGAGAAGATTATCCTGGCCGAGCCGCGCGGTTTCTGCGCCGGCGTTGATCGCGCGGTCGAGGCCGTGCGCGGCGCGCTGCGCGACTATGGCCGCCCGCTCTACGTGCGCCATCAGATCGTCCACAACCGCTTCGTGCTCGAAGCGCTCGAGCGCGAGGGCGCGGTCTTCGTCGAGAACCTGGACGCCGTGCCCGAGGGCCAGCGCGTCATCTTCAGTGCGCACGGGGTCGCGCCGAGTGAATGGGACCACGCGCGCGCGCGGCGGTTGCGCGTGATCGACGCGACCTGTCCGCTGGTGACGAAGGTGCATTCCGAAGTCGAGCGCTATGCCGCCGAGGGTCAAGGCGTCATCCTGATCGGCCATGCCGGTCACGAAGAGGTCAACGGCACGCTCGGCGTCGCGCCAGGCAAGGTGATGTTGGTCGGGACCGTCGCCGAGGTCGCTGCGCTGGAGGCGCCCGACCCGGCGCGTGTCGCTGCAGTGACGCAGACCACGCTCAGCGTCGACGACACCCGCGAAATCATGGAGGCGCTCAAGGAGCGATTTCCGGAGCTCGCCACGCCAAAGACTGACGACATCTGCTACGCCACCCAGAACCGGCAGAACGCCGTGAAGGAGTTGGTCGAGGTCAGCGACGCGATTCTGGTGGTCGGTTCGAAATCGAGCTCGAACGCTAATCGCATGGTTGAGGTCGCCCGCATGCGCGGCAGCCGGGCCTTCCTGGTCGATTCGATCGCCGACGTCGAGCCCGCGATGCTCGCGGGGGTGACCGCACTGGGTCTCACCGCCAGCGCGTCGTCGCCCGAATGGCTGGTCGAGCAGATCATCGGCGCTTTCGCCGAACGGGGCGCCACGGTCGAGCTGATGAAGCTCAAAGAGGAGCGGATACGTTTTCCCCTGCCCAAGCCGGCTGAGCCATGA